Proteins found in one Crassostrea angulata isolate pt1a10 chromosome 3, ASM2561291v2, whole genome shotgun sequence genomic segment:
- the LOC128179047 gene encoding uncharacterized protein LOC128179047 isoform X3: MASNKYVRYKKVMQSLCPSEVDMYRDAFNFFDKSKKGYLVADDFERALTTINSITETPTSREDAESLVREYDVNGDGKITFEELVVSIVKRKETKDKDSELQKLFQNFDSDGDGALNKGELIALLGSIQEKVSATDIDEILADFDENETGLMQYNGKKFSRLQNTFTIL, translated from the exons ATG GCCTCCAATAAGTACGTTCGCTATAAGAAAGTGATGCAGTCTCTCTGCCCTTCTGAAGTCGACA tgTATAGAGATGcgtttaatttttttgacaaatctAAGAAAGGATATTTAGTGGCGGACGACTTTGAGCGGGCACTGACCACGATAAATTCCATCACCGAGACCCCAACCTCCAGAGAGGACGCGGAGAGTCTGGTCAGAGAGTACGATGTGAACG GTGATGGTAAAATAACGTTTGAGGAATTAGTCGTTTCCATTGTAAAACGGAAGGAAACGAAGGACAAAGACTCAGAACttcaaaaactatttcaaaattttgatagtGATGGCGATGGTgctttgaataaaggggaactAATTGCATTGTTAGGTTCGATACAGGAGAAGGTATCGGCAACAGACATTGATGAGATTTTAgctgattttgatgaaaatgaaacgGGGTTGATGCAATACAACGGTAAGAAATTTTCGCgtttacaaaatacatttacaatcTTATAA